Proteins from a single region of Apium graveolens cultivar Ventura chromosome 7, ASM990537v1, whole genome shotgun sequence:
- the LOC141671986 gene encoding 3beta-hydroxysteroid-dehydrogenase/decarboxylase-like → MAEQSEKVEQSESEKKWCVVTGGRGFAARHLVEMLIRFDMFCVRIADLGPQISLDPSEHTGVLGQAFQSGRATYISCDLRHKSQVSKACEGAEVVFHMAAPDSSINNHKLHQSVNVQGTVNVIEACVELKVKRLIYTSSPSVVFDGVHGIFNGDESLPYPVKHNDSYSATKADGEALVIKANGVNGLLTCCIRPSSIFGPGDKLLVPSLVNAARAGKSKFIIGDGNNLYDFTYVENVAHAHICAERALASNGPVAHKAAGQAYFITNMEPIKFWDFLSLILVGLGYERPRIKVPVSIMMPIAHVVELIYTVLAPYGMKVPQLTPSRVRLLSCNRTFDCSKANDRLGYSPVVPLQEGLTKTIDSYSHLRAELYRRRDGPSKASIYLGSGRVSDILLWRDKRQTLATILVLSAIYFNFVASGYTMITAVSKFLAMASILLFLHGRSPRKILGYTIEKVPDSNFSLSKETSHKVALSMASSWNYAVNGLKSLCCGNDWFLYFKVVFSLLLLDCLGALSLRRLFTLVLPFMFVAFIIYEKKEEEIDSFVLSIISIGSRLKSDAERNINIKTNTKSE, encoded by the exons ATGGCCGAACAATCAGAGAAAGTTGAACAATCGGAATCAGAAAAGAAATGGTGCGTAGTAACAGGAGGCAGAGGCTTCGCAGCACGACACTTGGTAGAAATGCTCATCCGTTTCGATATGTTCTGTGTTCGTATCGCTGATTTAGGTCCTCAGATTAGTCTAGATCCTTCTGAACACACCGGTGTCCTAGGTCAAGCGTTTCAATCTGGCCGCGCTACTTATATCTCCTGTGATCTTCGCCATAAATCGCAGGTCTCTAAAG CTTGTGAAGGTGCTGAGGTCGTGTTCCATATGGCTGCTCCTGATTCCTCCATAAATAACCACAAACTCCATCAATCAGTTAATGTACAAG GCACGGTGAACGTAATTGAAGCTTGTGTTGAGTTAAAAGTAAAGAGACTTATTTACACAAGCTCTCCCAGTGTCGTCTTTGATGGAGTACATGGAATTTTTAATGGCGACGAATCACTTCCCTATCCAGTCAAG CACAATGATTCATACTCTGCAACTAAAGCTGATGGAGAGGCACTAGTTATCAAGGCCAATGGTGTTAATGGGCTCCTGACATGCTGTATCCGTCCTAGCAGCATTTTTGGTCCTGGTGACAAGTTACTTGTTCCATCTTTAGTTAATGCTGCAAGGGCTGGGAAATCAAAG TTCATTATTGGCGATGGCAACAATTTGTATGATTTTACTTATGTTGAAAATGTGGCACATGCACACATATGTGCTGAACGAGCTTTAGCGTCCAATGGACCAGTTGCACATAAAGCTGCAGGCCAG GCATACTTTATCACCAATATGGAGCCTATCAAGTTTTGGGACTTTTTGTCGCTAATTCTTGTCGGACTGGGCTATGAAAG GCCTAGAATTAAAGTTCCTGTATCTATCATGATGCCAATTGCACATGTAGTGGAGCTAATATATACTGTATTAGCACCCTATGGGATGAAGGTTCCGCAATTGACGCCCTCAAGAGTCAGACTCCTCAGTTGCAACAGGACGTTTGATTGCTCAAAAGCAAATGATCGACTTGGCTACTCACCAGTTGTGCCACTTCAG GAGGGTCTTACTAAGACTATTGACTCATACTCTCACTTGCGGGCTGAACTGTATCGTCGTAGGGATGGTCCATCAAAAGCTTCGATATATCTCGGCAGCGGAAGGG TTTCTGACATACTTCTGTGGAGGGATAAAAGGCAGACACTCGCAACTATATTAGTTTTGTCTGCCATCTACTTCAACTTTGTAGCATCTGGGTATACCATGATTACTGCAGTTTCCAAATTTCTTGCGATGGCGTCCATCTTATTATTCCTCCATGGGAGATCACCAAGAAAAAT ATTGGGATATACAATTGAGAAGGTTCCGGATTCAAATTTTAGTTTGTCAAAAGAAACATCACATAAAGTTGCTTTATCAATGGCTTCTTCGTGGAATTATGCAGTGAATGGTTTAAAATCCCTTTGCTGTGGGAATGACTGGTTTTTGTATTTTAAG GTGGTTTTCTCTCTATTACTACTGGACTGCCTTGGAGCTCTTTCTCTACGAAGATTGTTTACCCTAG TACTTCCCTTTATGTTTGTCGCTTTCATCATATATGAGAAAAAGGAGGAAGAAATTGATAGTTTTGTCCTAAGCATAATCTCCATCGGATCCAGATTAAAATCTGATGCTGAGAGAAATATAAATATCAAAACAAACACCAAAAGTGAGTGA